A window of the Gossypium hirsutum isolate 1008001.06 chromosome A03, Gossypium_hirsutum_v2.1, whole genome shotgun sequence genome harbors these coding sequences:
- the LOC107938848 gene encoding protein ENHANCED DISEASE RESISTANCE 2 isoform X2 has protein sequence MGGNPLLKLIVVDWFKVDKATDKIALHPKSLAQSDAGKNLPFILVINLEIPAKPNYSLVLYYAAERPVRKDSLLEKFADGTDQFRDARFKLIPSIVEGYWMVKRAVGTKACLLGKAVTCKYFRQDNFLESVMITSMLSLHILMFRLPNATN, from the exons ATGGGTGGAAATCCCCTTCTCAAGCTCATAGTTGTTGATTGGTTCAAAGTCGATAAAGCAACAGATAAAATTGCATTGCATCCAAAGAGTCTAGCTCAG TCTGATGCCGGAAAAAATCTTCCATTTATCCTTGTGATTAATCTCGAG ATTCCTGCGAAACCAAACTATAGTTTGGTCCTCTACTATGCTGCTGAAAGGCCAGTGAGGAAAGATTCTTTACTGGAAAAGTTTGCAGATGGAACGGATCAATTTCGTGATGCAAGATTTAAACTGATACCAAGCATTGTTGAG GGGTATTGGATGGTCAAGCGTGCAGTTGGAACAAAAGCTTGCCTACTTGGGAAAGCTGTTACATGCAAATACTTCAGGCAAGACAATTTTCTGGAG AGCGTGATGATTACATCCATGCTTTCGTTGCATATTTTGATGTTTCGTTTACCAAATGCCACAAATTGA
- the LOC107938848 gene encoding protein ENHANCED DISEASE RESISTANCE 2 isoform X3: protein MGGNPLLKLIVVDWFKVDKATDKIALHPKSLAQSDAGKNLPFILVINLEIPAKPNYSLVLYYAAERPVRKDSLLEKFADGTDQFRDARFKLIPSIVEGYWMVKRAVGTKACLLGKAVTCKYFRQDNFLEDQDRELPIGSKQSYI from the exons ATGGGTGGAAATCCCCTTCTCAAGCTCATAGTTGTTGATTGGTTCAAAGTCGATAAAGCAACAGATAAAATTGCATTGCATCCAAAGAGTCTAGCTCAG TCTGATGCCGGAAAAAATCTTCCATTTATCCTTGTGATTAATCTCGAG ATTCCTGCGAAACCAAACTATAGTTTGGTCCTCTACTATGCTGCTGAAAGGCCAGTGAGGAAAGATTCTTTACTGGAAAAGTTTGCAGATGGAACGGATCAATTTCGTGATGCAAGATTTAAACTGATACCAAGCATTGTTGAG GGGTATTGGATGGTCAAGCGTGCAGTTGGAACAAAAGCTTGCCTACTTGGGAAAGCTGTTACATGCAAATACTTCAGGCAAGACAATTTTCTGGAG GACCAAGATCGCGAGCTACCCATTGGAAGCAAACAGTCCTATATCTAG
- the LOC107938848 gene encoding protein ENHANCED DISEASE RESISTANCE 2 isoform X1, with the protein MGGNPLLKLIVVDWFKVDKATDKIALHPKSLAQSDAGKNLPFILVINLEIPAKPNYSLVLYYAAERPVRKDSLLEKFADGTDQFRDARFKLIPSIVEGYWMVKRAVGTKACLLGKAVTCKYFRQDNFLEVCIYIKILHPLSFPFYLRIEISKPA; encoded by the exons ATGGGTGGAAATCCCCTTCTCAAGCTCATAGTTGTTGATTGGTTCAAAGTCGATAAAGCAACAGATAAAATTGCATTGCATCCAAAGAGTCTAGCTCAG TCTGATGCCGGAAAAAATCTTCCATTTATCCTTGTGATTAATCTCGAG ATTCCTGCGAAACCAAACTATAGTTTGGTCCTCTACTATGCTGCTGAAAGGCCAGTGAGGAAAGATTCTTTACTGGAAAAGTTTGCAGATGGAACGGATCAATTTCGTGATGCAAGATTTAAACTGATACCAAGCATTGTTGAG GGGTATTGGATGGTCAAGCGTGCAGTTGGAACAAAAGCTTGCCTACTTGGGAAAGCTGTTACATGCAAATACTTCAGGCAAGACAATTTTCTGGAG GTTTGTATCTACATCAAAATTCTCCATCCTTTGTCCTTTCCATTTTATCTACGAATAGAAATCAGCAAGCCAGCCTAG